The Eriocheir sinensis breed Jianghai 21 chromosome 48, ASM2467909v1, whole genome shotgun sequence genomic sequence CTCGAGGTCACAGATGAAAACGAAGACTTTGGTGTGGTGTGCAAGGGCGTCGGCCGCCTGGTGTAGGGGCGCCACCACCCCTGCGTCGCCCAGCAGGTGGAGAAGAAGGTTCCGGCGCACCTCCGGCCCCTGTTTGATCGCCGTCCAATCCGTGTACTCCTGCAGCGTGGCTGCCAACACCTCCCGCAGATGGTGGCGGCGTGTGTTCCTCACCCACGTTCTCGCCACACGCTCAAAGGCTCTATCGTCCACGCCCTGGCCCACCAGACTCTCCCCCAGCCAAGACCAAGCCTCCCAGGGCGTGAACCCTAGCATCACCTGCACGTCATGTTGGCGCCCCAGCGACGACCCGCGCCtcgcccccgccaccaccacgccgTCCTCGCTTGGGCCCCACGCCGGCATGAAGGCTGGAGACTCTACTTGCCTGGCGGCGGTCATGAGGTCCTGGAGGGGAGCGTCGCGGAGGCACGACACCGTCCTGGGATGGGCGGCGTTGGGGTCGTCTGGCACCGGACACCCGGCGGCCACGGCCAGCCTGAGGGTGACGCTGAGGGGCGCAGCGACCCTGGACCACGGGCACCCCGACCACCCCGACACCATCACCACACGGTGAAACAGCCCTGCACAGACGGTTTCATGCGATCGTTAGGATCAGGTGACACGAGCGTCATGGGCCCAGATCTATAAGTGTAAAATCTGCAGCGAGATCAATAGCTTTCTAAAGGCTTTAATGGCTGCCCTGTCCGACTAGCAAGGACATGCCGCCGCGGACTCACCTTGTGGCACGATGGGACTCTCCATGAGGTAGGAGATGCACGCGGCGCCGGTGTCCCGCCCGAAGAGTGTCACCCTCGCCTCGTCACCGTTGAACTGCTTGATGTTCTCCGCCACCCAGTTGAGAGCAGTGATCTGGTCCATCAGGGCGAAGTTGCTCACcacgccgcctccgccgccgccgtagGTGTTGAGGAATCCTGTGGCGGGAGGTTACCTTCACAGACTCTGACATTACCACCCTACAACAATACAGCCTCCACGCAGCCCATACCAGCCCTTTACATGAATGCGTCGCGCACACTAgggtttatatgtgtatttcctCTTAACTCACCAATCGGTCTCGCAGCAGCAGTGGGCGCAGCAAGGAGGCACGAGGGTCTCATTGGGCGCATGTACTTTAAAATCAAGTCTGGAAGTTGATTTGGCATGAGCATCCATCACCGTCGAGTGAGTTACGGCGGCGGGTAATGGATGAAGGCGCGGCCCCGACGTGTTTGGGTTCAGGGATCACGTTATGTCCCCGCTCGTGTTGCCCTGACGCCGCCGGTTCTGGGGCCGCGGGTAATGGGGCTCATCCGGGGCTCACTTTACCCTCCCCGCGGCACTGATGGCCAAGGCAACTTACCCAGACGCTGTGTTTACTTCGTTGAAAGAAAGTCGAAAGGAAAACGGTGTGGACTGCATCACTATATCTTTTCTTTACACGTGTATGGTGGTTTGTATGGTATGTTCCTTGGTATCTCTCTGCAATCGTTGCTTTATATATACTACTTTTCATTTATACTCAAAATGTATGTAATGACTCTTCGGTGGAGTTTCAAcgaaatatttctctctctctctctctctctctctctctctctctctctctctctctctctctctctctctctctctctctctctctctctctctctctctctctctctctctctctctctctctctctctctctctctctctctttcaatcagAATAAAGAGCTGGAGCGGGAGTTATCTTATCCACTATGATGTAGAAGCTCATCCATCACCTTCACTTTATTGACCTGCTAACGACCGGGGTGACCTTGCtcgctccccttccccttccaccttccctcgctccccctctccccaacctCATTCCCCGTCCGGTACAACAAGGGCAGCTCATTACTTCCCCTGCAAGGTTATTTCTCTCCTGGAGGCCGCTGCGTGTATTTTATATGAAGGATAATTAAATATAAACAGCCCGGGCGAACATCCTTTAAAATATTTTCGTGGggcgtccctgtgtgtgtgtgtgtgtgtgtgtgtgtgtgtgtgtgtgtgtccgtgtaaAAGTGGACTCACCTAGAGGCCCGAGGCGGTAGTTGAGGGTGATGACCACGACTCTCGCGTAGGCAGCGAGGACAGACCCGTCGAAGAGCGAGCCGGCGCCCCAGCTGAAGCTCTCGCCGTGTACGTACACCATCACCGGGTACACCTCCGAGCCGGGGATCACTGTGGGGGccgtggggagggagagaggatgatggGTTAGCAACTTGCATGGGAAAGCACTACATAGAAATTAGTCGTCCCTCCTCCGAATGGCAAAGGTCTCCCCGCACCCCGCCACACTCACCCATGATGGGGCTGTAGATGTTGACGGTGAGGCAGTCCTCACTCTGATTGGCCAGCGCCGCCGACACCTTCCTAATGAAGTCCGCCCTGGCCCGCGGCATGTTGGCCTCGTCAGGATCCGGCAGCAGCTGGGGACACACCGGCGGCGGGGAAGTTGAATCCAACACCCCCTCCCAGGGCGTTGGGGTGTTGGTGGGGGTGAAGCGCCCCTCTTCCAAGGGAGGAGCCGCATACGGAACACCCATGAACACCTCCACGTCACCGAGATGTTGGCCCAGGTGCCTGATGAGCCCCTGCACCTGGCCGTACTTTGTGGTGACCAGGCGAGTCTTCTTCGGAGCTGCAGCCTGCGCGCCCTGCCATGTGGCGGCCAACACCACcagccacgcccacgcccacggggTCATACCACCATCACGCCCTCGCCTCCGCCCTCCGCCTGCCCTCAGCCCTCCGACATGTAGGCGCGGGGGGCGGCTGGAGGTAATGAGGGAGGCAAAGGCTCAGGTCTGTGCGGTTCGATGGGcaggggatgagtagaaggaagggGCGTGCGAGGCTCTCAGTGCGGCGTCCCTTTGCTGCTGGCCATGCTGCTGGGGAGTCGACATCTTAgcggggcggggcaaggcggGGCATGGCGGGGCCCTCTCTTGACCTGCCGCGTGACGTCACTGCCGCCTTCCCCTCGATCCGGTTCGCCTTGGCTCCCGCGCCGCCTCTCGTCTTGGGGTTCACGACGCCATTACCTCACTACGGCAGGTGCTGCAGTGCAATTATTCCTTCCTGTCAcacctggcggggcggggcggcgccggcactctggagggagggaggaagggagcgtgagggagggagggacgagacaTATGAGGAAATAGGGAAAAAACTCACCTATACACTCTcccttacacactcacacacacacacacacacacacacacatgcatataatTACACATAACCTGCTGGTATACGCGATCTCAACTAATGAGTATGAAGCAGACGAATTAACAACGGTAGGGAATAAAACGTTTGTGTCACGAAATTACGATTACATCCATAATTATCTCCGAGGCTTGGGTTCAAAGGAGGATGGTTACTCCGGCTAATGAGGAGTGAGAGAAGGCGGCTAATCGTGTGTTACCTGGTTAAACACGGAATCTGAGGCGTGGGTTTAGATGCCATTAATTAGCTCTCGCAAGTGTTAATCTATTACCTGtattgttattgtaattattatcgttattttttattttattgttattattagtattagtagactAGTTGTATTACTATCATTATGGTCATTATTAAAATTGATTTTTGATGtcgtactttttatttttttctaatcatcatcattattattttatcctcttcctcctcctcctcatcatcatcatcatcttgtgtTGCATCTACCTTGCTCTGAAGGAGAACAAGTAGGTATGAAAGTAGCAAGAAATATAAAACTTAATTAGGTTAAACTTCAATGACTCCCTTAATAGAACAGTAAAAGGCTTATGTAATTAAACTGGATGGAATTCAATGATTAAGGACATTATATTTGGCGTGAATATCTCCTGAGCCCTGTCAACCCCGCGCCCCTTGTCTTTCTCAGGCCTTCCTCTCAGAGTTTCAACAAAAGCTTCCTGCAACATAAAATCACGCCAACTTTAACACCGCCGTATGGTAAAGGCAAGAAATTTAAAGAGAATGAAGACATCAAACTTTGCCTACCCCTCGCCTgcactcctttctccctcttccctcctcgggTTTGTCTTGCGCCCTCCCCCTCAAATTTACAACAACATTTTTAAGGCAGCTTAATGTGATCGGGACTTGGAAAATGCGACGGATTAACAAACTGTCTTTTTTTACTTCAGAGACCTTTAACCCTcgatccttctcttccatcttcgtcCCCAGTCACAACGTTTTTGAAAGCACCTCTGAAATTAGAAAATACGACTGGAGATTACCGAACTctgatatttttccttccctctccatcaacCTTGTCTGccgtccctttcccctcctccttcccctgcctttcccttccccttgtcctcCGCGTAGCCGGCATCGAGGGGTTGCCAGAGATGACCAGCCCTTCAGTCTCTCCCTAAGACTTATCGTTCGTCTCCTGAAGGCGGTAAAAACGCTGACTCGCCCCAGCGTCTCCAATCATACTGAGGCGTCCGTCAAAAGTTTTGCAAGAAGCTGCCttaccctgcccccccccccttccccctctccccctccgtgtcctctccttcccctcaaacTTTCTCACTTCCCCATCCCATTAACCCTCATCCTCagccctacctcccttccccctcgcccTCATCCCCACCGTCCACCCCTTTCTCGcaagccttcccctcccttgttcCCCTCGCCCTTCTCCATGGCGCTTCATTTCCACCCTTTccgctccctcttctccctttctctcttctccctcccgctctatctctcttctcttctttatttgctGTGTTTTCAGTTTTGATTTTTCGTTCTTAGCAACAAGGTAGAATAacaggaaggaagatgataatgatagtaatacacacacacacacacacacacacacacacacacacacacacacacacacacacacacacacacacacacacacacacacacacacacacacacacacacacacacacacacacacacacacacacacacacacccgagagagagagacagacggctTGACAGGGTCTCACGCCGGGTGGTCAGAAACTCTCTCTTATCCCGGACTCACCTGGGAGAGAATCCTTTAAAAGATACACCCgaagtttttttttcccctccttcccctcgtagTGTGTTTCTCTGataagtttcctttttttctactcacGGAAGGGTCCCTTAGGTGAACCGTGTTTCGCTGCATTTTTCTTTCCGTGTGTTTCATGTTTTGCTGTTACGCTGCTGTTGCTGGTGGACGTGTGTACGGAGGGGAAGCAACACACTCCGAACTTGGTCTGCTCTGCCTCGGTGCAGGATGAGATACGAAGTTTCCCGTTGCGCTTAAAGATATGCTGTCTTGTTCAGCTGTGCGGCACTAAAGGGAAGCaggagcgagggaagggaggaagcgagggaggagcGCTGTgtggcagggaggaagagagaaaggagagttgtgtgacatggaggaagagagagaggaaagctgtgtggcagggagggatggagggatgaaagctgtgtggcagggagggatggagggatgaaagctgtgtggcagggagggatggagggatgaaagctgtgtggcagggagggatggagggatgaaagcggtgtggcagggagggatggagggatgaaagcggtgtggcagggagggatggagggatgaaagcggtgtggcagggagggatggagggatgaaagCTGTGTggcatggaggaagagagagaggaaagctgtgtggcagggagggatggagggatgaaagcggtgtggcagggagggatggagggatgaaagctgtgtggcagggagggatggagggatgaaagcggtgtggcagggagggatggagggatgaaagcggtgtggcagggagggatggagggatgaaagcggtgtggcagggagggatggagggatgaaagctgtgtggcagggagggatggagggatgaaagCGGTGTGGCAGGGAGGTATTGAGTGATGAAAGCTGTGtggcagggagggatggagggatgaaagcggtgtggcagggagggatggagggatgaaagctgtgtggcagggagggatggagggatgaaagcggtgtggcagggagggatggagggatgaaagCGGTGTGGCACGGTGTGTCTTTATATAGCCGAGGAATGGAATGTGAAGTCGTGAGAGTATTGAAAGTTAGTATTTGTTATTTGATTCCTCATTTGAACctgtgaaaaaaaatagaagctaAGTATTTCGTATTAATCTTTGTGTTTCCAttagttatttttcattttcctcctccatttattctcttcatctccctcgctTATAATATTCCCTCCTCGCTATATCTCATTTCCagtttattcttcttatttttcttgttcctcatccTCTTTATGTAACTCTCTCTTCTCCTATACTCGATAACCTCCTCACTCCTTCAcccctttaatttcttttttcccttcaaacTTCTTTCGTTCCTCATCCTCATTaacgctacctctctctctctcattctctcgctcatttccttttccttctttttatccaaCTTCTCTAATCTTTCATCTTTAACTCCCTCTTACACTCCATCATTTCACTCATCccagtttccttctctccttctttgcaCTAAAtacttttcttggttttcttttgaTTCACTAACTCTTTTTCctgtctcatttcctctttcgtttcccttcctttcctcttcctctttcgcttttcttttaaATTCtctaacttccttcttcttccactttttttttctctcatccatttttcctgtttttcttttccttttctaacttttcctttattccatcATCCATTcgccttccttctcatccccttttcctggcctttttattttcttttatttctatcacttcttctttcattccccttcctcctcctcctcctcctcctcctcctttttttcttagttttcttttcttttctacctttctttttctctgttatatatttcattccccttcctccacctccgctttccttttattttaacttttcctttttccaaCTCCTTTCCTTTGTCACaccttcttttattccctttcctcaacctcctctccctccccttttcttagTTTTCATTCAATTATCTAACTTTTTCTCTgtcctttcaccctcctcctcctacgcccccTGCCCCTCCACccgctcctcttccccccctcacatcctcctcctacgcaccctccttctcctcctccctctcctcttcccacccaaatcctccttcctctcctctcccccctttctcctgcgtaccctcctcctcccctactccccctcccctccccgtttcTCTCACCCCATCCGTCATAATCAAATGGACGCCCGTGTAATTTTTTTCCTGATTTACCTGCAAGCGGGGGATCATTCTAATTCCCGGCTCATCAacagtaaataaagtaaatgacaGAAGGGGAAAATTGGACTCCTCGTAAACCGTGCAGCAccgtaagaaagaggaaatgttaTCTTttgccctcttccttcctcctctttctcctcttcgttttcttcttcatcttctttcttttggtCTGgtgtttctttatcttcctttttgcaGAGTATCGGTCGTCAgttatttttatccttcctctctctttctcttcttctttctcttctttcttctttccctctggtCTGGTCTTTCTTTacctaccctcttccttcctctctcttctttctttcgctgtgctctttctttacctttcctcctttctccagaGTATCGCCAGTTATCTtttaccctcttcctttctccttctcttcttccttctcttctttgtcatctCTTCTTTTGGTCTgggttttctttacctttcttcgtTTCGTTCTCCAGAGTATTGTcagtttcatattttctcctttttgttcgcgtgtcatatttcttcttccttttttcctttttctctcgctgctcttctttttttttctcagagTATCTTCcgcttcttttttatatatttttttgggtgGTGGCGTATcgtgtttcttctttcccttcgtcctttccttaTCTGATATTTACCTTCCGTTTCTTATTgcgtcctccgttttctttttatgcGTTTTGGTCGCAtgtcttattttcgttttttctttctttttctgtctgtctgtctcggggTGGCATGGCGAAGGGGAAGGTTTATATAATTTAGCGACGACGGAGGCGGACACATCTCTTGGTTCATCCCCACACACGAACCCGAACGAACTCACCCTTGACGATTTCCACGcataaaaataagtgaaaatagataaaatgtgAATATATGATACACacacagagtaaaaaaaaaaaaggaaccgtGGTCGCAAGTTCGGGTTTGAGTTTTCCAGGAACATATTTCTTTCACGAGGATGATGGAGAAGCCAAAATGAATATATGCCGAGCCGAACCAAGCCGACTCTTCCGGAACCCCCGACTGGCGGTGTATAATTATGGAGAGGCATTCCGCTCCGTCCAATTAAGTGCCGAGTTATGTTGTGGGGAGACAGAGGGATGAGGACATACTGACACGTGGATTCCCTTATTAACGAGTAATGGACACGTACGGGGAGCCATTTCCTCGTTCGCTGCCCCGCCCCGAATTTTTACCTTGTCACTGATTAAAATATTTGCATGTTTTCTGCTGAAAGGCTCCGCGCGGGGCTCATTCATGTTTACAGTGTGTTAAAGGTGTAGTGCGAGCCGGCGTAATTAATTAAGGGAGGTGAAAACAAGTCTGCGTCAAGGGTGATTCGAGGAGGGGGTCGGGGCGTCTTGTCCCCAACGCGACGCTCTCCTGTCAGGGCTGGCGCTGACGACACCTGcagggtcttcctcctcctcctcctcttcctcctcttcctcctcctcctcttccttctcctcctccactaccttctcttccttctcctcctccactaccttctcttccttctcctcctccgcctcctcctcctctgtaagcCGTCTAGACCCAACCCCAGGGGACAGATgcacaaatagacagatagagagacagagagaaataacAACTGGATATACACAGAGGGACCAaggcgatacacacacacacacacacacacacacacacacacacacacacacacacacacacacacacacgttgaaggGTGACTTGGCATGTGGCAGGGTGTTAGGGTGACATCATGCCGGATATTACCCCTCCTCGGCCTTCCTCCgctccctgtctcttcccttcacccctccaacCCTTTCCTCCAACCCCTCGCACACCTACATACGTCTCCATCTGGCCCCTCTATGCTTGTTCTCTCTCCTCGTCTCGCACCTCACAGCCTTGCCTCAACgccccccttccaccacctcctcctcctcctcctctcgtgttcTTCCTGTGTTTCCTTCCATCTCGAGTATTTCCTGTCTGCTCTAGGCTTTCACTCTCCTGCTAGCCTTTTCCTATCCCCGCCAACTCTCCCGTTTCCCTCTTGCAccatttcttgttctccttcggCTTTCTCCTACCCTGTCCTCCTTTCCGCTATACTCTTCGTCTTTCCGTATCTCTTCCAGTCTTTtactatctcttctttttcctggtttactttatatttcatttttctctgttttaaCTTTACCTGCTTCGCCAGTGTCTTAGGTTCTCGTCAATCGTACCCTGCACAGCCTTGCctccatttttttatccttttccctttcaacCTTAATTTAGCCTTTCCCTTTTTTACCTTTACCTGCTTTTCCAGCCTCTCATGTTCCCATCAGtcgtacctttcctttccttgccccctTCATTTCCTCGCTTTTCCCTTCCGACCTACATTTagccttttccttttttacctcTCCCTGTGTTTTCATGAGTCGTACCTTGTCCTTCCTTGcccccttcattttttctccttttcccaccAACCTTCATTTAGCCCTCCCAGCCTTACCTTGCCTCTCaaacttttcctcttcgtttcagTCTTATCTTTCCTCGCCAGCCTCCCCTAATTCCTTCAGTTTTTCGTCTCCCCTGCATCCAGCCAGccgcttctttcctcctttctaccaCCACTGTTCCGGCCTCGCACTGGAAAACCTCGGGCGGGCCGCTTTAACAGTGAGCGTGGAGGGAGAGTAAAACTTGTTCAGTGATCCTGGTAATCGTTCCCTCGCTCCTTCAAGAGATGGAGTGGTTTTCAGTCTTTGCCAACGCCTCCGTAAAATCCCCGGAACATCAGCGCCGCGACCTCTGTTTCCTCACCTGAATACGACCGGCTCTCCTTGGCTTAAGAACGACTCCTCTTTCGTATCGCCGTTACAACCACCACTCGCCTCCTTCCGCCGTAAGCTCCCACCTCCTCGCAGTATCTCGCCCGGGGTATTAAAGCTTAAGGCTCTTTAAAAtcacacccttcccctcctccgtgaACTCGAGAAAATTTTATACAGAACGCTTTGGTCTCGAGACGTGTTGTAAAAGCTGCTTATCCGCGAAGTAGAGGATGAGAAGCAACGAGGAAAAGACCGTCTATGTGGATAACATGGACACTGCACGGTATTagccttgcagagagagagagagggagagagtgggagcgagagagaggagggataaagaagggTACCTCAAATTATCCACATCCCACGCGCgaactttctttccccttcaagCTCCGGCAGAGGAAACGGTCGCTTTGTCATTTCATTTTCTCTCGCCAGCCATTCATCTGTGCTGCTGGTGATTGGTTCCtcagtctcttctctctctctggggcTTCTTCTttaggttattctctctctctctctctctctctctctctctctctctctctctctctctctctctctctctctctctctctctctctctctctctctctctctctctctctctctctctctctctctctctctctctctctctctctctctctctctctgtcgctcttATCTTATCTCCatgtctccccttttctcccctataCGTTTCGTCTTCCCTATCTGCTCGCTGCTCTCCCATTCAccggcaccgccaccaccaccaccaccgcccctacCATCACAACTCGACCTAattctggtgatggtggtgatgatggcgttgaCGCTTGTTTGTGGCTGAATTGCGAGGCTGTGGAAATGGCGTTGTAATTACAGTGATGGTTCGGGTTTTTTCCAATAATAAGTGGATAGGGAGGTGTAGTTAATTGATATTGATTTTGCTAGTTCGTTACATTGGTgctgatggcggcggcggcggcggcggtggtggtggtggtggtggcgaggttgGTGGTAATAAACTGTAAATAAAGGAGGATAGCTGGTGGTGTGACTAATTCTATCGTATTtcctttgtattttgtatatttgcgAGTTTCGGCAGATGTATTAATAGAAGTCTGCCATACTCACCGAATTGCATATGTAGGAGACAGTTCTATCTAGAGGAGGCCAAGAGGATGCCCACAAAGCTCGCGAATTGAGGATGCCTTTGGGTTCTGCCGGAGAGTACTTGGTAGGGGAAAGGGgcaataatggaaacttgctcaTGTGAAGTTGTGAACCCCTAACATTGGTGTGGATGGGTGAGTCGATCAGCCCTCCAGTGTACACCTCCGTTCATAACCAGAAAGTCATCCTGGACCATAAATAGCAATGTTTCTTTTCAATCTACGCTTTTCTTGCCTTTCTGAGTCCGCTACACTTCATCATCTTTACTCCGCAGTCTCTTTTTCTCTAACTGCAAGAAATAGCATGTTTCAATTTAACAGCCAAACACGCGCTTTATCCCTCGACTCCGTGATTTATCGTGAGTGTTTGTCACGCTCACTGCCTCACTCACTCTTAACTCCTGAAATATTGCCGCAGTTACTCATCGATTTATGTCATTTGTCAACAATTTTCCTTGGCAGAGTGCGAAAGTGTAATCCGGCATCCTAGCACCTAAGAGTTCTTCATTTATTGTTGGTTTGTAAAACGTAATTTTgatttgtatataaaaaagaacacacacacacacacacacacagagagagagagagagagagagagagagagagagagagagagagagagagagagagagagagagagagagagagagagagagagagagagagatgtaaatatctcaacatttcatcttttttctctggACAGGTAAGCGGACAGCGGACAGCGGACGGCAGCTCGGGAATATGCTGGCGCGTGTTGCCGGATTTCAGAAGTTCAAGAGTAACAATATATTTGACAACCAAAGAGTAAGTACGAAAAAATTACTTCTCTTTGTTATTTATATTAAATCCTGCGCGCAAACCCTTCGAACTCTGGAGAAGGGAGAGTCTCTGCGTgcgtgttgttttatttttttaatttttttggcaGTAGTGATGTTGGTGGCGTAAAGAGAAtgtgcaaaatatataaagggcgagataaaaaagttaatgaaggagagagatataggagtatgtaaagaaagaaataatacaagagagaatggaaaataaggaaatgaaaaagatgaaaaagagcgagttagagagagaggaaagaagaataaaaggagataaagaatataatgacagggaaagagagatcgagagaaagaatgataaaaggcCAATCTTAAATCTACTGAAAGtttaataacagtaatgataataataataataataataataataataataataataataataataataataataataataataataataatgcc encodes the following:
- the LOC126981466 gene encoding carboxylesterase 4A-like isoform X3 encodes the protein MTPWAWAWLVVLAATWQGAQAAAPKKTRLVTTKYGQVQGLIRHLGQHLGDVEVFMGVPYAAPPLEEGRFTPTNTPTPWEGVLDSTSPPPVCPQLLPDPDEANMPRARADFIRKVSAALANQSEDCLTVNIYSPIMVIPGSEVYPVMVYVHGESFSWGAGSLFDGSVLAAYARVVVITLNYRLGPLGFLNTYGGGGGGVVSNFALMDQITALNWVAENIKQFNGDEARVTLFGRDTGAACISYLMESPIVPQGLFHRVVMVSGWSGCPWSRVAAPLSVTLRLAVAAGCPVPDDPNAAHPRTVSCLRDAPLQDLMTAARQVESPAFMPAWGPSEDGVVVAGARRGSSLGRQHDVQVMLGFTPWEAWSWLGESLVGQGVDDRAFERVARTWVRNTRRHHLREVLAATLQEYTDWTAIKQGPEVRRNLLLHLLGDAGVVAPLHQAADALAHHTKVFVFICDLESQLSGELQVPGWELGLIWGTGMSDVTSSPGAPSPPIRPPVLMQLSEDVITLLTNFAKSGDPNLPRESPSPGFAAVAWPRYMPDTRQYLKIGVPPTVGSQYRAHQLALWTWLVPELEAAGKSYPPDPKSWELSTDPHLFYGVVKPPDPWYFMQPNTTATTAAAAAAAAAAAAHETTTPTLSVTPSPQATTPRVTTTLALSPTIASSGPKMPLPDVSEYVRYSTALLVTVGLGVSLLLLNGLIFLLLFWRRPSQHPPCQGHHLHAQEGAEIPRVGSVMSLGGLGGTYGGPPDCVKASYEKLHLTSDELQHLTSRSPSSTLKRPKSPGALKSQGSFRAPTGVATISRSPRGANRETSFTIEPPTLLREGGADSRPPRTQSVATIGETHGTL